One genomic segment of Helianthus annuus cultivar XRQ/B chromosome 14, HanXRQr2.0-SUNRISE, whole genome shotgun sequence includes these proteins:
- the LOC110874106 gene encoding HIPL1 protein-like isoform X1 has protein sequence MLFDDYYVLARTTDEAKDVLAQPLPHKRSVSLRDSAASSFHDMMKMNILLLSGTLFLLLINPALSLPLCTDLIAPVTHKTPPTFCNYNGSSCCDSTDNSNIRKQFESMNVSQPACASVLKSILCLRCDPFSAELFTIKTVARQVPVLCNSTVSSTNNYCETVWDTCQNVSITNSPFSPSLQGEAPTPTNSSNKLTDI, from the exons ATGCTATTTGATGATTACTATGTGTTGGCGAGAACTACTGATGAGGCGAAAGATGTGTTGGCGCAACCGTTGCCGCATAAGCGTAGCGTTAGTCTACGCGACTCGG CTGCAAGCTCATTTCATGATATGATGAAGATGAACATCTTATTATTATCTGGAACATTGTTTCTGCTTCTCATTAATCCTGCTCTTTCACTTCCATTGTGTACAGATTTAA TTGCACCAGTTACACATAAGACTCCTCCGACTTTCTGTAATTACAATGGCAGTTCATGCTGCGATTCTACCGATAACTCGAATATTCGAAAGCAGTTTGAATCCATGAATGTATCTCAACCTGCCTGTGCTTCTGTTCTGAAATCCATCCTTTGTTTG CGATGCGATCCATTCTCAGCAGAACTGTTTACAATCAAAACCGTTGCCAGACAAGTTCCTGTTCTATGCAACTCAACAGTTTCATCAACCAACAACTATTGTGAAACAGTATGGGATACATGTCAAAATGTATCCATAACAAATTCACCATTCTCACCATCATTACAAGGTGAAGCTCCCACACCAACAAACTCCAGCAACAAACTCACTGACATCTAG
- the LOC110874106 gene encoding HIPL1 protein-like isoform X2, which translates to MLFDDYYVLARTTDEAKDVLAQPLPHKRSVSLRDSAASSFHDMMKMNILLLSGTLFLLLINPALSLPLCTDLIAPVTHKTPPTFCNYNGSSCCDSTDNSNIRKQFESMNVSQPACASVLKSILCLRCDPFSAELFTIKTVARQVPVLCNSTVSSTNNYCETVWDTCQNVSITNSPFSPSLQVSALLKIVRDFE; encoded by the exons ATGCTATTTGATGATTACTATGTGTTGGCGAGAACTACTGATGAGGCGAAAGATGTGTTGGCGCAACCGTTGCCGCATAAGCGTAGCGTTAGTCTACGCGACTCGG CTGCAAGCTCATTTCATGATATGATGAAGATGAACATCTTATTATTATCTGGAACATTGTTTCTGCTTCTCATTAATCCTGCTCTTTCACTTCCATTGTGTACAGATTTAA TTGCACCAGTTACACATAAGACTCCTCCGACTTTCTGTAATTACAATGGCAGTTCATGCTGCGATTCTACCGATAACTCGAATATTCGAAAGCAGTTTGAATCCATGAATGTATCTCAACCTGCCTGTGCTTCTGTTCTGAAATCCATCCTTTGTTTG CGATGCGATCCATTCTCAGCAGAACTGTTTACAATCAAAACCGTTGCCAGACAAGTTCCTGTTCTATGCAACTCAACAGTTTCATCAACCAACAACTATTGTGAAACAGTATGGGATACATGTCAAAATGTATCCATAACAAATTCACCATTCTCACCATCATTACAAG TTTCAGCATTACTTAAAATTGTTAGGGATTTTGAGTGA